In Chloracidobacterium sp., one genomic interval encodes:
- a CDS encoding VCBS repeat-containing protein, whose protein sequence is MAGLISAQSVRPGIWSEKDPSTMEQFTVQPLRPTAFKVFGLDGRAMRAELNAAPEEFSASALKKYIELPMPNGTLQKFEIEHSPIIEKGLADKFPALAATYTAHGVDDPTATARIDFLPSGFHSMVLSTQGTVLIDPWVEGDTENYIVYYKKDFPRDRQWVCNFDRSLESMKLADGFNANDFIPESSANVTSGTTLRQYRLALAADYEYCQAVGGGTVAGCQAAQVLVMNRVNGVYERDVAIRMNIIANNDLIIFAAGSTNCGGQACTAANDPYTNDDGVAMLTQNTTTLNNVIGTANYDIGHVVSTGGGGVANLNGPCGSNKARGVTGLPNPVGDPFAIDYVAHEMGHQWGANHTFNSTVSNCSGNRSGGSAYEPGSGITIMGYAGICGNQNLSNHSIDTFHVKSLEVIVNYSQVGNGNTCAVSSPTNNTPPTVSVAGTDTYNIPKGTPFALTAAGSDQDGDSLTYDWQEYDLGSSTTAVPNTDADGNARPILRPYPPTAGPTRLFPSLQYILYNANVPPATNFGFLTGELLPAITRTMKFQVVARDNRLNGGGINTATATVNVDGNSGPFKITAPNTAGTFNGGSPVAVTWDAANTASAPVSAANVKISLSADGGLTFTQVLSASTPNDGSESVTLPNIGTNQARIKVEAVNNIFFDISDANFTINSVPSAGPRAPFDYDGDNKTDLSIYRPSVGQWWHQRSSDGGNYAVTFGNSSDKIVPADFTGDQKTDWALFRPSTGEWFVLRSNDLTYYAFPFGTSGDIPVTGDFDGDGKADAVVFRPSNNTWFIQKSGGGTDIFNFGASGDKPVVGDYDGDGKADIAIYRPSVGEWWLRKSSNGAVFAATFGSSTDRPVPGYWTADNKADIAFWRPSTGQWFILRSEDFSYYASAFGANGDVPVPGDYDGDGRFDTAVFRPSNNTWYIQRSTAGTLIQAFGSTGDIPTPSAYVP, encoded by the coding sequence ATGGCAGGTCTCATTTCTGCACAAAGCGTCCGACCGGGAATTTGGAGCGAAAAAGACCCGTCAACAATGGAACAGTTCACGGTTCAGCCGCTTCGCCCGACAGCCTTTAAGGTCTTTGGCCTTGACGGCCGGGCAATGCGGGCTGAGCTGAACGCCGCACCCGAAGAATTCTCAGCCTCTGCACTCAAAAAATATATCGAGCTGCCGATGCCGAACGGAACGCTCCAGAAGTTTGAGATCGAGCATTCGCCGATCATCGAAAAGGGCCTTGCGGACAAATTCCCTGCTCTTGCGGCAACATACACTGCCCACGGCGTCGATGACCCGACTGCCACGGCCAGGATCGATTTTCTGCCGAGCGGTTTCCACTCGATGGTCCTTTCGACACAGGGCACCGTTCTTATAGATCCGTGGGTAGAAGGTGATACCGAGAACTACATCGTTTATTACAAAAAGGATTTTCCGCGCGATCGGCAGTGGGTGTGCAACTTTGACCGGAGCCTCGAAAGTATGAAGCTTGCCGACGGTTTCAATGCCAACGACTTCATACCGGAATCTTCGGCAAATGTAACATCAGGAACAACACTTCGTCAGTATCGCCTCGCTCTCGCGGCAGACTATGAGTACTGCCAAGCGGTCGGGGGCGGCACTGTTGCGGGATGTCAGGCGGCTCAGGTGCTCGTGATGAATCGCGTCAACGGTGTTTATGAACGGGACGTTGCGATCAGAATGAACATCATTGCAAATAATGACCTGATCATATTCGCTGCAGGTTCGACGAACTGCGGAGGGCAAGCCTGCACGGCGGCTAATGACCCGTACACGAATGATGACGGAGTAGCAATGCTCACCCAGAACACAACGACGCTGAACAATGTGATCGGTACCGCCAACTACGACATCGGACACGTTGTCTCGACGGGCGGCGGCGGTGTCGCGAATCTTAACGGCCCCTGCGGCAGTAATAAAGCACGCGGTGTAACCGGACTGCCGAACCCGGTCGGCGATCCGTTCGCGATCGACTACGTTGCCCACGAAATGGGCCATCAATGGGGCGCGAACCACACATTCAACTCGACCGTGTCGAATTGCAGCGGCAACCGCTCAGGCGGTAGTGCATATGAACCGGGAAGCGGCATTACAATAATGGGCTATGCCGGGATATGCGGAAATCAGAATCTTTCAAATCACAGTATCGATACATTCCATGTAAAGAGCCTCGAAGTGATCGTCAATTACAGTCAGGTTGGAAACGGCAATACTTGCGCCGTATCTTCACCGACAAATAATACGCCGCCGACCGTCTCTGTTGCGGGAACCGACACCTACAATATTCCTAAAGGAACGCCTTTTGCGCTTACCGCGGCGGGGTCAGACCAGGATGGGGACTCCCTGACCTACGATTGGCAGGAGTATGATCTCGGCAGTTCGACGACCGCAGTACCAAATACAGATGCCGACGGTAATGCCCGTCCGATCCTGCGGCCGTACCCTCCTACTGCCGGCCCGACACGGCTTTTCCCGTCGCTGCAGTATATTCTATATAATGCCAATGTGCCCCCTGCAACAAACTTCGGTTTCCTGACGGGTGAACTGCTCCCCGCGATCACGCGAACGATGAAGTTCCAGGTCGTGGCACGCGACAATCGTTTGAATGGCGGCGGCATCAACACGGCGACGGCAACAGTGAACGTTGACGGCAACAGCGGCCCGTTCAAGATCACGGCCCCTAATACAGCGGGCACGTTCAACGGCGGTTCACCGGTTGCGGTAACCTGGGATGCGGCTAACACTGCCTCAGCTCCGGTTTCTGCGGCGAATGTCAAAATATCGCTGTCCGCAGATGGCGGCCTCACCTTCACGCAGGTCCTTTCGGCAAGCACGCCGAATGACGGTTCTGAGAGTGTTACGCTTCCGAATATCGGCACGAATCAAGCACGTATCAAAGTTGAGGCAGTGAATAACATCTTCTTCGACATCAGCGATGCGAACTTTACGATCAACTCGGTTCCGTCAGCAGGCCCGCGTGCACCATTCGACTATGACGGCGACAACAAGACCGATCTCTCGATCTATCGTCCGTCAGTTGGTCAATGGTGGCATCAGAGGTCGAGCGACGGCGGCAATTATGCTGTTACATTCGGCAATTCGAGCGACAAGATCGTGCCGGCGGACTTCACCGGCGATCAGAAGACCGATTGGGCTCTGTTCAGGCCTTCGACCGGTGAATGGTTCGTTCTTCGAAGTAACGATCTGACGTACTACGCGTTCCCGTTCGGCACGAGCGGCGATATACCGGTTACGGGCGATTTCGACGGGGACGGCAAGGCGGATGCGGTCGTATTCCGCCCGTCAAATAATACTTGGTTTATCCAGAAGTCAGGCGGCGGTACCGACATTTTCAATTTCGGCGCCTCGGGCGACAAACCCGTAGTCGGCGATTACGATGGCGACGGCAAGGCCGACATCGCTATCTATCGTCCGTCGGTCGGCGAATGGTGGCTGAGAAAGAGTTCCAACGGAGCTGTCTTCGCTGCAACATTCGGCAGCTCGACCGACAGGCCGGTGCCGGGATACTGGACCGCGGACAACAAGGCCGACATTGCCTTCTGGCGGCCTTCGACAGGCCAGTGGTTCATTCTTCGTAGCGAGGACTTCTCGTATTACGCATCCGCATTCGGAGCGAACGGAGACGTACCGGTTCCGGGTGATTATGACGGGGACGGCCGTTTCGATACTGCCGTTTTCAGGCCGTCAAACAACACGTGGTATATCCAGCGATCGACGGCCGGAACACTCATACAGGCGTTCGGTTCGACCGGCGATATCCCGACACCAAGTGCCTATGTGCCGTAA
- a CDS encoding saccharopine dehydrogenase NADP-binding domain-containing protein, with protein sequence MNKSIFIAGSGGIGEAAALLLREWSETDVTIILGDISESNLSRAVETIKAGSAKTTPVETVVMPRDGINDAMKDAFERADVLLDCSPGGQAPRMARFAVDHKCHYANLTEYVAETDEIIRLGENAETGLILQTGLAPGFINVLAMGLYGEFVRKYENEQVERVAMKVGALTAHAHAPHFYGFTWSPIGVATEYVKNSRVIRDFEITECPALSDREVIVIGARTYEADLTSGGAADLPDHFKGKARSLDYKTLRYVGHYSWVESLIAKLDDGENLSGRLQEEMLAAVPSVEDDLVLVHAAVDGFDAGGRRRMVEKAYFVEPLEVNGHSLRAIQTTTAAPLCESAMMLLSGNYKGVLLQSKIDPKVFMAGRFVSKVYR encoded by the coding sequence ATGAACAAATCGATATTTATTGCCGGCTCGGGCGGGATCGGCGAGGCAGCGGCGCTTTTGCTCAGGGAATGGAGCGAGACGGATGTTACGATCATCCTCGGCGATATTTCAGAAAGCAATCTGAGCAGGGCAGTCGAGACAATTAAGGCGGGTTCCGCTAAGACGACACCTGTCGAAACGGTAGTGATGCCGCGTGACGGCATCAACGACGCAATGAAAGATGCTTTCGAGCGGGCCGATGTCCTTCTCGATTGTTCGCCGGGCGGGCAGGCTCCGAGAATGGCGAGATTTGCCGTCGATCATAAGTGCCACTACGCGAACCTTACGGAATATGTCGCCGAGACCGATGAGATCATTCGCCTCGGAGAAAATGCCGAGACAGGACTGATCTTGCAGACGGGGCTTGCACCGGGTTTTATCAACGTATTGGCGATGGGCCTTTACGGCGAATTTGTCCGAAAATATGAGAATGAGCAGGTCGAGCGCGTTGCGATGAAGGTCGGCGCTTTGACCGCTCATGCACACGCACCGCATTTTTACGGCTTTACGTGGTCGCCCATCGGTGTGGCGACGGAATATGTCAAGAATTCACGGGTAATACGCGACTTCGAAATTACGGAGTGTCCGGCGTTGTCGGATCGCGAAGTGATCGTTATCGGAGCGCGTACTTATGAGGCCGACCTGACCTCGGGTGGTGCTGCAGACCTGCCTGATCATTTCAAGGGCAAGGCCCGTTCGCTGGATTACAAGACGCTGCGGTATGTCGGTCATTACAGTTGGGTCGAGTCGCTTATAGCAAAGCTGGACGATGGGGAGAATCTGAGCGGCCGTTTGCAGGAAGAGATGTTGGCAGCGGTTCCTTCGGTCGAGGATGATCTTGTGCTTGTACACGCCGCCGTCGATGGTTTTGATGCCGGCGGACGGAGGCGAATGGTCGAGAAAGCGTATTTTGTTGAGCCGCTCGAGGTCAACGGACATAGCTTGCGGGCGATACAAACTACGACAGCCGCGCCTCTGTGCGAATCGGCAATGATGCTCCTGAGCGGAAATTACAAAGGAGTCCTGCTTCAGAGCAAGATCGACCCGAAGGTCTTTATGGCCGGCAGATTTGTTTCAAAGGTCTATCGCTAA
- the metH gene encoding methionine synthase, whose product MDLQALLKEKIVIFDGAMGVSLQSADLSIDDWGGPSFENCSENLLYTRPDVVENVHASFLDVGCDVIETNSFGGSEVVLAEFGVAAKCYEINKKAAEIAKRLAGDYSTTEHPRFVAGSIGPGTKLPTLGHITYRDLKNAYVEQVRGLMDGGSDMLIVETCQDILQTKAALAAIFDHFKKHKMRVPVIAQVTIEVFGTMLNGTEIGAALTALEPYPIDVIGMNCGTGPRHMTDSFRWLCDNSPLPVSILPNAGLPEVKDGKQHYDETPESFASQVEHFAKDFGANIVGGCCGTTPEYIKLLVERLGSISPKQRDAKLAPAASSIYFQQPYRQDASFLIVGERVNASGSKKMRDLLDAEDWDGLVSLAKSQEKEGSHVLDVNVDFVGRDGVSDMHELASRLVTNVKIPLMFDSTEWEKMEAGLEHAGGKSILNSTNYEDGEPRFLKVLELAREYGAAVVIGLIDEDGMARSAENKLAIARRAHKQATEFGIQAHDIFFDPLALPISTGIEEDRKNADETIAAVRRIKEEMPDANIILGISNISFGLSPAARVVLNSVFLHDCVEAGMNSAIVNASKILPLIRFNELEIETARDLIYDRRKFEQDICVYDPLVEFTKLFEGKTAQSIKPDLSNLPIDEKLKHHIIDGEKIGLEDSLRSALETYKPLEIINDILLDGMKTVGDLFGSGQMQLPFVLQSAEAMKAAVKFLEPFMDKVEGVNKGTMVIATVKGDVHDIGKNLVDIILTNNGYKVVNLGIKQPIDDILRAAEETNCDAIGMSGLLVKSTLIMRDNLDLMNERSIRTPVVLGGAALNRRYVDQDLMPLYNGKLFYARDAFDGLHAMDALTGPEARASAAAASSGTVAAESIADDMPASEDLVGDDAKLGTIAARVSTRSSGDTSHTVRSDVAADVAIPQAPFYGTKVVEITDLTKVFDFVNETALFKGQWQYKQGKRSADEYKAILEGTVYPQFAEVKANAIRHKLLQAKVVYGYFPCNSEGNDLIIWEDDLKTEKMRFTFPRQPIEQRGGKRLCLADYFAAIDSGRTDVVAFDLVTMGRQASEYSAKLFKSDNYTDYLLFHGLSVESAEALAEMWHKRIREELGIAGNDAPELAKLFHQGYQGSRYSFGYPACPNISDQGKLFELLQPERIGVNLTDEFMLDPEQSTSAIVLHHPEAKYFNID is encoded by the coding sequence ATGGATCTTCAGGCGTTGTTAAAAGAAAAGATCGTCATTTTTGACGGTGCGATGGGCGTGTCGCTGCAGTCCGCTGATCTGTCGATAGACGATTGGGGCGGGCCGTCATTTGAGAATTGTTCTGAGAATTTGCTTTATACGCGGCCTGATGTTGTCGAGAATGTACACGCTAGTTTTCTCGACGTCGGCTGCGATGTGATCGAAACCAACTCTTTCGGCGGCAGCGAGGTCGTTCTCGCCGAATTCGGTGTCGCGGCAAAGTGCTACGAGATCAACAAAAAGGCCGCCGAGATCGCGAAACGCCTTGCGGGCGATTATTCGACAACGGAGCATCCGCGCTTTGTTGCAGGCTCGATCGGCCCCGGCACAAAGCTTCCGACACTCGGCCACATCACCTATCGCGACCTGAAGAATGCGTATGTCGAACAGGTTCGCGGCCTCATGGACGGCGGCTCTGATATGCTGATCGTCGAGACGTGTCAAGACATACTCCAAACAAAGGCGGCACTCGCCGCGATCTTCGATCATTTCAAGAAACACAAGATGCGCGTGCCGGTCATAGCTCAGGTTACGATCGAGGTTTTCGGCACTATGCTCAACGGCACCGAGATAGGTGCGGCCCTCACAGCGCTTGAGCCGTATCCGATCGATGTTATCGGAATGAACTGCGGTACAGGGCCTCGCCACATGACGGACAGCTTCCGCTGGCTTTGCGATAACTCGCCGCTGCCGGTATCGATCCTTCCGAATGCGGGCCTGCCTGAGGTCAAGGACGGCAAGCAGCACTACGACGAAACGCCCGAGAGCTTTGCATCGCAGGTCGAGCATTTTGCGAAAGATTTCGGTGCGAACATCGTCGGCGGCTGCTGCGGCACGACGCCGGAATATATCAAACTGCTTGTTGAGCGTTTGGGCAGTATCTCACCGAAGCAGCGTGACGCGAAGCTGGCGCCCGCGGCATCGTCAATATATTTTCAGCAGCCTTATAGACAGGATGCTTCATTCCTTATCGTCGGTGAGCGTGTCAATGCCTCCGGTTCGAAGAAGATGCGCGACCTGCTCGATGCCGAGGATTGGGACGGCCTTGTATCGCTTGCGAAATCGCAGGAAAAAGAAGGCTCGCACGTGCTTGATGTTAACGTCGATTTTGTCGGGCGCGACGGCGTATCGGATATGCACGAACTTGCATCACGCTTGGTTACGAACGTGAAGATCCCGCTGATGTTCGATTCGACCGAATGGGAGAAGATGGAGGCCGGACTCGAACACGCAGGCGGCAAGTCGATCCTGAACTCAACCAACTACGAGGATGGCGAGCCTCGATTCTTAAAGGTTCTCGAGCTTGCCCGTGAGTACGGAGCAGCGGTCGTCATAGGCCTGATCGACGAGGACGGAATGGCCCGCTCGGCAGAGAACAAGCTTGCCATCGCACGGCGTGCCCATAAGCAGGCGACCGAATTCGGAATTCAAGCCCACGATATCTTCTTCGATCCGCTGGCACTGCCTATATCAACGGGAATTGAGGAAGACCGAAAGAACGCGGATGAGACCATTGCGGCCGTACGCCGGATCAAAGAAGAAATGCCGGATGCGAACATCATTCTCGGTATCTCTAATATTTCGTTCGGCCTAAGCCCTGCGGCACGCGTGGTGCTGAATTCCGTCTTTCTGCATGACTGCGTTGAGGCGGGAATGAACTCAGCCATCGTTAATGCCTCTAAGATATTGCCGCTTATACGTTTCAACGAGCTGGAGATCGAGACAGCGCGCGACCTCATCTACGACCGCCGTAAATTCGAGCAGGATATATGTGTTTATGATCCGCTTGTCGAATTTACAAAGCTCTTTGAGGGCAAAACTGCACAGTCGATAAAGCCCGATCTTTCGAACTTGCCCATTGACGAGAAACTCAAGCACCACATCATCGACGGCGAGAAGATCGGCCTCGAAGATTCATTGCGATCGGCGCTCGAAACGTATAAGCCGCTTGAGATCATAAATGACATTCTGCTTGACGGTATGAAAACCGTGGGCGATCTGTTCGGTTCGGGGCAGATGCAGCTTCCGTTCGTTTTGCAGTCGGCAGAAGCGATGAAGGCGGCTGTGAAGTTCCTTGAACCATTTATGGACAAGGTCGAAGGCGTTAATAAGGGGACGATGGTGATCGCAACGGTCAAGGGCGACGTACACGACATCGGAAAGAACCTTGTCGATATAATTCTGACGAACAACGGCTACAAGGTCGTAAATCTCGGCATCAAGCAGCCGATCGATGACATCCTTCGTGCCGCCGAGGAGACAAATTGCGACGCCATCGGTATGAGCGGTTTGCTTGTGAAATCGACACTCATAATGCGCGACAATCTCGACCTTATGAACGAGCGTTCGATAAGGACGCCGGTGGTGCTCGGCGGAGCGGCTCTGAACCGGAGGTATGTCGATCAAGACCTTATGCCGCTTTACAACGGCAAACTCTTCTACGCTCGCGACGCCTTTGACGGCCTGCACGCGATGGACGCATTGACCGGCCCCGAAGCAAGAGCATCGGCCGCCGCCGCAAGCTCAGGTACAGTGGCCGCTGAAAGCATTGCCGACGATATGCCGGCATCCGAGGACCTTGTCGGTGACGATGCAAAGCTCGGCACGATCGCGGCACGCGTTTCAACGCGTTCGAGCGGAGATACCTCGCACACGGTTCGTTCGGATGTTGCCGCCGATGTTGCGATACCACAGGCGCCCTTTTACGGGACGAAGGTTGTCGAAATAACTGATCTGACAAAGGTCTTCGACTTTGTTAACGAGACCGCCTTATTCAAGGGTCAGTGGCAATACAAGCAGGGAAAGCGTTCGGCAGATGAATATAAGGCGATACTTGAGGGCACCGTCTATCCGCAGTTCGCCGAGGTAAAGGCCAACGCCATTCGACATAAGCTTCTTCAGGCCAAGGTCGTCTACGGATATTTTCCGTGCAATTCGGAAGGAAATGACCTGATAATCTGGGAGGACGATCTCAAAACAGAAAAGATGCGGTTCACCTTTCCGCGTCAGCCCATCGAGCAACGCGGCGGCAAGCGACTCTGCCTTGCGGACTATTTTGCGGCGATAGATTCGGGCAGGACGGATGTTGTGGCATTCGACCTCGTGACGATGGGGCGGCAAGCAAGTGAGTATTCCGCAAAACTCTTCAAGTCTGATAATTACACAGATTATTTACTGTTCCACGGCCTTTCGGTCGAATCGGCGGAGGCACTTGCCGAAATGTGGCACAAGCGTATCCGTGAAGAGCTTGGAATTGCCGGCAATGATGCGCCTGAGCTTGCCAAGCTGTTCCACCAAGGGTATCAAGGCTCGCGTTACAGCTTCGGCTATCCTGCGTGTCCGAACATCTCAGATCAGGGCAAGTTGTTCGAGCTTTTGCAGCCCGAACGGATAGGCGTAAACTTGACCGATGAATTCATGCTCGACCCTGAGCAATCGACCTCGGCGATCGTGCTTCACCATCCTGAGGCAAAGTATTTCAATATTGATTAG